The following are encoded in a window of Arthrobacter woluwensis genomic DNA:
- a CDS encoding aldo/keto reductase — MTTIPTITLNNAIEMPQLGFGVFQVPDAETTAAVAEALKAGYRSIDTAAIYGNERGVGQAIADSGIDRGELFITSKVWNADQGFEETLAAYDASLEKLGLDYLDLYLIHWPAPANGRFIDTWKALEKLYADGRVRAIGVSNFEPDQMEQLLAEATVVPVVNQVELHPALQNRAVQAFGAEHGIATEAWSPLAQGAALQDPSVLAIAEAHGRTPAQVILRWHLQQGRIVIPKSVTPSRIAENLDVFGFELSADELSAIDALEKDGRTGPHPATFNG, encoded by the coding sequence ATGACCACCATCCCCACCATCACCCTGAACAACGCCATCGAGATGCCGCAGCTCGGCTTCGGCGTGTTCCAGGTCCCGGACGCGGAGACGACGGCGGCCGTCGCCGAAGCGCTCAAGGCCGGCTACCGCAGCATCGACACCGCGGCCATCTACGGCAACGAGCGCGGCGTCGGACAGGCGATCGCCGACTCCGGCATCGACCGCGGCGAGCTGTTCATCACCAGCAAGGTGTGGAACGCGGACCAGGGCTTCGAGGAGACCCTCGCCGCGTACGACGCCAGCCTGGAGAAGCTCGGCCTGGACTACCTCGACCTGTACCTGATCCACTGGCCGGCCCCGGCGAACGGCCGCTTCATCGACACGTGGAAGGCCCTCGAGAAGCTCTACGCCGATGGCCGCGTCCGGGCGATCGGCGTCTCGAACTTCGAGCCGGATCAGATGGAACAGCTCCTCGCCGAGGCCACGGTCGTCCCCGTGGTGAACCAGGTGGAGCTGCACCCCGCCCTGCAGAACCGCGCGGTCCAGGCCTTCGGCGCCGAGCACGGCATCGCCACCGAGGCCTGGAGCCCGCTGGCCCAGGGCGCGGCGCTGCAGGACCCGTCCGTGCTGGCGATCGCGGAGGCCCACGGCCGCACCCCCGCCCAGGTGATCCTGCGCTGGCACCTCCAGCAGGGCCGCATCGTGATCCCGAAGTCCGTCACGCCGTCGCGCATCGCGGAGAACCTGGACGTCTTCGGTTTCGAGCTGAGCGCCGACGAACTCAGCGCGATCGACGCCCTGGAGAAGGACGGCCGCACCGGTCCCCACCCGGCGACCTTCAACGGCTGA
- a CDS encoding dihydrofolate reductase family protein produces MAARFVYWMNVSLDLMIEAEPGEEGGGDWMRIGESLHREFNARARELSMDVSGRVIYETMESFWPKARTDSSLPDFMREYGEIWTDVPKVLVSRTRTSADYNTRIIGGDDAIAQLAALRAEESGDIGVGGATLATQLLNAHLLDEVMLFTHPAILGRGRPLFDQVDEPLELELLEQASFEAGVTLHRYAVRGALQADEVPEP; encoded by the coding sequence ATGGCCGCCCGTTTCGTGTACTGGATGAATGTCTCGCTGGACCTGATGATCGAGGCGGAGCCGGGGGAGGAGGGCGGCGGCGACTGGATGCGCATCGGCGAGTCGCTGCATCGTGAGTTCAATGCGCGGGCCCGCGAGCTCAGCATGGACGTCTCCGGCCGGGTCATCTACGAGACCATGGAATCGTTCTGGCCGAAGGCCCGGACCGATTCCTCCCTGCCCGACTTCATGCGGGAGTACGGCGAGATCTGGACGGACGTCCCCAAGGTGCTCGTCTCCCGGACCCGCACGAGCGCCGACTACAACACCCGCATCATCGGCGGTGACGACGCCATCGCTCAACTGGCCGCGCTGAGGGCGGAGGAGAGCGGCGACATCGGCGTCGGCGGAGCGACCCTGGCCACCCAGCTACTGAACGCGCACCTTCTGGACGAGGTCATGCTGTTCACCCACCCGGCGATCCTGGGCCGCGGGCGCCCGCTGTTCGACCAGGTGGACGAACCGCTGGAACTCGAGCTGCTGGAACAGGCCTCCTTTGAAGCGGGTGTCACCCTGCACCGCTATGCCGTTCGCGGAGCGCTCCAGGCGGATGAGGTACCCGAGCCTTAA
- a CDS encoding NAD(P)/FAD-dependent oxidoreductase — protein MAITQQPLAPQLQDRPRVLVVGGGYVGLYVALKLQKKIAKAGGIVTVVDPLPYMTYQPFLPEVAGGNIEARHAVVSHRQHLKETELIQGRVTAIDHANRKAVVAPADGGAPFEIPYFDVVLAAGAITRTFPIPGLADKGIGLKTIEEAVALRNQVLNKIELASTMTDPEKRKAALTFVVVGGGFAGIEAITELEDMARQAVRDNPRVDQSEIRFVLVEAMGRIMPEVTAEQAEWVVEHLRSRGIEVLLNTSLADAEDKLKLINMADKSPAGEFAADTLIWAAGVQANPMVRSTDFPLEPRGRVRVLPDLRIAGDEGIIENAWAAGDVAAVPDLTGKGLPDGTCVPNAQHALRQAKVLAKNLWASRWDKPMHDYKHKNLGAVAGFGSWKGVANINLLGRIGLKGWPAWLAHRGYHGMAMPTFERKFRVVGGWFLSLFAGRDATQLVDLDNPRGAFEAAARPAPKPAEPAAK, from the coding sequence ATGGCAATCACTCAGCAGCCCCTTGCTCCCCAATTGCAGGACCGCCCGCGCGTTCTCGTCGTCGGCGGCGGCTACGTCGGACTGTACGTAGCGCTCAAGCTCCAGAAGAAGATCGCGAAGGCCGGCGGCATCGTCACCGTCGTCGATCCGCTTCCCTACATGACCTACCAGCCGTTCCTTCCCGAGGTGGCCGGCGGCAACATCGAGGCACGCCACGCCGTGGTCTCGCACCGTCAGCACCTCAAGGAGACCGAGCTCATCCAGGGCCGCGTCACCGCGATCGATCACGCCAACCGCAAGGCCGTCGTGGCCCCCGCGGACGGCGGCGCCCCGTTCGAGATCCCGTACTTCGACGTCGTGCTGGCCGCCGGCGCCATCACCCGCACCTTCCCGATCCCGGGTCTGGCGGACAAGGGCATCGGCCTGAAGACCATCGAAGAGGCCGTTGCGCTGCGCAACCAGGTCCTCAACAAGATCGAGCTGGCCTCCACCATGACCGACCCCGAGAAGCGCAAGGCCGCTCTGACCTTCGTGGTCGTCGGTGGCGGCTTCGCCGGTATCGAGGCGATCACCGAGCTCGAGGACATGGCCCGTCAGGCCGTCCGTGACAACCCCCGCGTCGACCAGAGCGAGATCCGCTTCGTGCTGGTCGAAGCCATGGGCCGCATCATGCCCGAGGTCACCGCCGAGCAGGCCGAGTGGGTCGTCGAGCACCTGCGCAGCCGCGGCATCGAGGTGCTCCTGAACACGTCCCTGGCCGACGCCGAGGACAAGCTCAAGCTCATCAACATGGCGGACAAGTCCCCGGCCGGGGAATTCGCCGCGGACACCCTCATCTGGGCCGCCGGTGTGCAGGCCAACCCGATGGTCCGGTCCACCGACTTCCCGCTCGAGCCGCGTGGCCGCGTCCGCGTGCTGCCGGATCTCCGCATCGCCGGTGACGAGGGCATCATCGAGAACGCCTGGGCCGCCGGTGACGTCGCCGCCGTTCCGGACCTCACGGGCAAGGGCCTGCCGGACGGCACCTGCGTGCCGAACGCCCAGCACGCACTGCGCCAGGCCAAGGTTCTCGCGAAGAACCTGTGGGCCTCCCGCTGGGACAAGCCGATGCACGACTACAAGCACAAGAACCTCGGCGCCGTGGCCGGTTTCGGCTCCTGGAAGGGTGTCGCGAACATCAACCTGCTCGGCCGCATCGGCCTCAAGGGCTGGCCGGCCTGGCTCGCCCACCGTGGTTACCACGGCATGGCGATGCCGACGTTCGAGCGCAAGTTCCGCGTGGTCGGTGGCTGGTTCCTGAGCCTGTTCGCAGGCCGCGACGCCACCCAGCTGGTGGATCTGGACAACCCGCGTGGCGCGTTCGAGGCCGCCGCTCGTCCGGCCCCGAAGCCGGCTGAACCGGCCGCCAAGTAA
- a CDS encoding MFS transporter translates to MPIGLLALSVGAFGIGLTEFVIMGLLPEVATDFGVSEATAGWLISGYALAVTVGALLLTAATTRLPRKPVLLGLLILFIVGNTLSAIAPSYGVMLTGRILAALCHGAFFGIGAVVASGLVAPAKKAQAVAIMFTGLTAANVLGVPFGTLLGQQFGWRSTFWVISATGVVAFIGIAFLVPALHQDGKAPSLRHELTAFRSGQVWLSLLVTILAYGGMFGAFTYMAYTLTGISGYPSSAVPWLLMLSGAGLFVGNWIGGKLADRDIDKTLIFFVAGLLVTLVLFGLLASIPWVAAVALFVMGGFGFGTVPGLQSRIMHYAGGAPTLASGANIGAFNVGNALGAWAGGLAISAGLGYASPVWTGALVTVPALIIMIIAALKARREQPATPSTESEQAPATA, encoded by the coding sequence ATGCCTATCGGTCTTCTCGCGCTCTCCGTCGGCGCCTTCGGGATCGGGCTGACCGAGTTCGTCATCATGGGGCTGCTGCCCGAGGTCGCCACCGACTTCGGCGTCTCCGAAGCAACCGCCGGATGGCTGATCTCCGGATACGCCCTCGCCGTCACCGTCGGCGCATTACTTCTCACCGCCGCCACCACCCGGCTCCCCCGCAAGCCCGTGCTGCTCGGGCTCCTTATCCTCTTCATCGTCGGCAACACGCTCTCCGCGATCGCCCCGAGCTACGGGGTCATGCTGACCGGCCGCATCCTCGCGGCCCTCTGCCACGGCGCGTTCTTCGGCATCGGCGCAGTGGTCGCCTCAGGTCTCGTGGCACCCGCCAAGAAGGCCCAGGCCGTGGCCATCATGTTCACCGGTCTGACCGCCGCCAATGTGCTCGGCGTGCCCTTCGGGACGCTGCTGGGCCAGCAGTTCGGCTGGCGCTCGACCTTCTGGGTCATCTCGGCCACCGGCGTCGTCGCCTTCATCGGCATCGCCTTCCTGGTTCCGGCGCTGCATCAGGACGGCAAGGCGCCCAGCCTGCGGCACGAGCTCACCGCGTTCCGCAGCGGACAGGTCTGGCTCTCGCTCCTCGTCACGATCCTCGCCTATGGCGGCATGTTCGGCGCCTTCACCTACATGGCCTACACGCTCACCGGGATCTCCGGCTATCCGAGCAGCGCCGTGCCGTGGCTGCTGATGCTCTCCGGCGCCGGCCTGTTCGTCGGCAACTGGATCGGCGGCAAGCTCGCCGACCGTGACATCGACAAGACGCTGATCTTCTTCGTGGCCGGCCTGCTCGTGACCCTGGTGCTCTTCGGGCTCCTCGCCTCGATCCCGTGGGTCGCCGCCGTCGCGCTGTTCGTCATGGGCGGTTTCGGCTTCGGCACGGTCCCCGGACTGCAGTCCCGCATCATGCACTACGCGGGCGGCGCGCCCACCCTGGCGTCCGGCGCGAACATCGGCGCCTTCAACGTGGGCAACGCCCTCGGCGCCTGGGCCGGCGGTCTGGCGATCTCCGCCGGGCTCGGCTACGCCTCCCCCGTCTGGACCGGCGCACTGGTCACCGTCCCGGCTCTGATCATCATGATCATCGCCGCCCTGAAAGCCCGGCGGGAACAGCCCGCCACCCCCTCCACCGAATCCGAGCAGGCTCCGGCCACCGCCTGA
- a CDS encoding Ppx/GppA phosphatase family protein, producing the protein MVGRPAPRRSTTRRVAAIDCGTNSIRLLVADRDAKGRLEDVVREMRVVRLGQDVDKTGEFAPEALERTFAAAEEYARLIAENPAPAGDSTEDGSVALTPADIRFVATSASRDARNRQTFVDGIRERLGVDLEVISGDEEASLSFAGAASVLPPRGEELTLVVDLGGGSTEFVLGDDDGVRAARSVDVGCVRLTERHLRSDPPTAEEIASAEADVNAALDLVLETVPLGRASAVVGVAGSITTITAHALGLERYDSSRIHGVHLSFADLRRACDSLLSMTRDERAALGFMHPGRVDVIGAGALVWRTVLGRLEDLSQGRLQEAVTSEHDILDGIALSIA; encoded by the coding sequence CTGGTCGGCCGTCCCGCGCCGCGCCGTTCCACCACGCGCCGCGTCGCGGCGATCGACTGCGGCACCAACTCGATCCGTCTCCTGGTGGCCGACCGCGACGCCAAGGGCCGTCTGGAGGACGTGGTCCGGGAGATGCGCGTCGTGCGACTGGGCCAGGACGTGGACAAGACCGGTGAGTTCGCCCCGGAAGCGCTGGAGCGCACCTTCGCCGCTGCCGAGGAGTACGCCCGCTTGATCGCGGAGAACCCCGCCCCCGCGGGCGATTCCACTGAGGACGGCTCCGTCGCTCTCACCCCGGCCGACATCCGCTTCGTCGCCACGTCGGCGAGCCGCGACGCCCGGAACCGCCAGACGTTCGTGGACGGCATCCGGGAGCGTCTCGGCGTGGATCTCGAGGTCATCAGCGGAGACGAGGAGGCTTCGCTGTCCTTCGCGGGCGCCGCGAGCGTCCTGCCTCCCCGCGGCGAGGAACTGACGCTCGTGGTCGACCTGGGCGGCGGCAGCACCGAATTCGTCCTGGGCGACGACGACGGCGTGCGGGCGGCCCGCAGCGTCGACGTCGGCTGCGTGCGGCTCACGGAGCGCCACCTCCGCAGCGACCCTCCCACCGCCGAAGAGATCGCCTCCGCGGAAGCCGATGTGAACGCGGCCCTCGACCTCGTGCTCGAGACCGTCCCGCTCGGCCGCGCGAGCGCCGTCGTCGGAGTGGCGGGTTCCATCACCACCATCACGGCCCACGCGCTGGGCCTGGAGCGGTACGACTCCAGCCGCATCCACGGCGTGCATCTGAGCTTCGCCGATTTGCGCCGCGCGTGCGACAGCCTGCTGTCGATGACGCGCGACGAGCGCGCCGCTCTCGGGTTCATGCACCCCGGCCGGGTGGACGTGATCGGCGCCGGAGCCCTGGTGTGGCGGACCGTGCTCGGCCGGCTCGAGGACCTCAGCCAGGGGCGCCTCCAGGAGGCCGTGACCAGCGAACACGATATTCTGGACGGAATCGCCCTCAGCATCGCCTGA
- a CDS encoding S8 family peptidase, giving the protein MRAQDAHRARGRGRCVRILSTALVLTIAASLSLAAPAQADSIRSGEYWLDGYGVTKAWKESRGAGVKVAIIDSGIDTAHPDLKGSVVEGTDVSGAGNPQGTKSIGAKPEHGTLVASLLAGRGHGTRPKASPSPTSSKPPAPTVQSMGAGPDGMVGVAPEAQLLSVSTWLGSPNPAGKSDEDQIPEAVRWAVDHGAKVINISLGSSSPDWPQSWDAAFLYAEQKDVVVVAAAGNRGSGNIQVGAPATIPGVVTVAGLDRKNIASQDSSSQGISIAVAAPAEELEGALPGGGYATWSGTSGAAPIVAGVAALIRSKYPDMSAKQVINRIVTTAKDVGEPGRDPLYGFGILDAEKALTATVPEAQSNPLGSISEWIRVHRRGGEPTRKPPAGSGNLMPQPAVSDPAPPVAQGADGLDSALPATLVLGFSALLLAMLVAAVLHVRSVSRRENDGAGSPPSDAATGEAAASAPAEPSAPEPSPSADAAPGREDLSEKTPGGPPAGG; this is encoded by the coding sequence ATGAGGGCACAAGACGCGCACCGCGCACGAGGACGGGGCCGGTGTGTCCGGATCCTGTCGACGGCGCTGGTGCTGACCATCGCGGCATCACTCTCCCTGGCGGCCCCCGCCCAGGCGGACAGCATCCGGTCCGGCGAGTACTGGCTGGACGGTTACGGCGTCACCAAGGCCTGGAAGGAGAGCCGTGGGGCCGGGGTCAAGGTCGCGATCATCGACTCCGGCATCGACACGGCCCACCCGGATCTGAAGGGTTCCGTCGTCGAGGGGACCGATGTCTCCGGAGCCGGGAACCCGCAGGGCACCAAGAGCATCGGCGCCAAGCCGGAGCACGGCACCCTGGTGGCGAGTCTCCTGGCGGGCCGGGGGCACGGCACCCGGCCGAAGGCGTCCCCGTCACCGACGTCCTCCAAGCCTCCCGCACCCACCGTGCAGAGCATGGGCGCCGGGCCGGACGGCATGGTGGGCGTGGCCCCCGAAGCGCAGCTCCTCTCCGTTTCCACGTGGCTCGGCTCGCCCAATCCGGCGGGCAAGTCGGATGAGGATCAGATCCCCGAGGCCGTCCGCTGGGCCGTGGATCACGGCGCGAAGGTCATCAACATCTCCCTGGGCAGCTCGTCCCCGGACTGGCCCCAGAGCTGGGACGCGGCGTTCCTCTACGCGGAGCAGAAGGACGTCGTCGTGGTCGCGGCCGCCGGCAACCGGGGGAGCGGCAACATCCAGGTGGGTGCTCCCGCGACGATCCCCGGCGTCGTGACCGTCGCAGGACTCGACCGGAAGAACATCGCCAGCCAGGACTCGTCGTCGCAGGGCATCAGCATCGCGGTGGCGGCGCCCGCCGAGGAACTGGAAGGCGCCCTCCCCGGTGGCGGCTACGCGACCTGGAGCGGGACGTCCGGTGCGGCGCCGATCGTGGCGGGTGTGGCGGCCCTCATCCGGTCGAAGTACCCGGACATGAGCGCCAAACAGGTCATCAACCGGATCGTCACCACGGCGAAGGACGTCGGCGAGCCCGGCCGTGACCCTCTGTACGGCTTCGGCATCCTGGACGCCGAGAAGGCGCTGACCGCCACCGTGCCCGAGGCGCAGAGCAATCCGCTCGGCAGCATCTCGGAGTGGATCCGGGTGCATCGGCGCGGCGGTGAGCCGACGCGGAAGCCCCCGGCGGGCTCCGGCAACCTCATGCCCCAGCCGGCCGTGTCGGATCCGGCGCCCCCGGTGGCGCAGGGTGCGGACGGTCTGGACTCGGCGCTGCCCGCCACTCTCGTCCTCGGATTCTCGGCCCTGCTTCTGGCGATGCTGGTGGCGGCGGTGCTGCATGTCCGGTCGGTGAGCCGGCGGGAGAACGACGGCGCCGGATCGCCGCCGTCGGACGCTGCGACAGGGGAGGCGGCCGCCTCAGCTCCTGCCGAACCGTCCGCCCCCGAGCCGTCGCCGTCAGCTGACGCGGCTCCGGGCCGGGAAGACCTCTCGGAGAAGACGCCCGGAGGCCCGCCGGCAGGGGGCTGA